Genomic window (Trichlorobacter lovleyi):
CCCTTTCAGGATTTTGTCGCCAGAAAAAACTGAGGCGTATATCGCAAAAGCCCAGCAAGAGATGAGGATAGTTTTCTCGCCAGAACAGGCAGAAGCTATCCGGATGGTGGCCGCAGGGCACAGGACCATAGGTATAGCGGGTCTGGCCGGATCTGGTAAAAGTACACTTTCAAAAGCATTGATCAACCTACTTCTGGAGCGTTTCAACGCTGACGACGTTTGTTGTATGGCTCTTTCCGGTATAGCTGCAGACAGGATACGCAAACTCAGCGGATTTAACGCGCAAACAATCCATTCGGCGCTCGGTTGGAAGGGCACGGAATTTGAATTCGGCGCAGACAAGCAGCTTGGTTATCAGGTTGTTGTGGTGGACGAAAGCTCTATGATTAATTCACCTCTGATGCTCAGGGTTTTGGAGGCTGTTGATCGAGATGCTTGTCTGATCTTTGCTGGCGATCCTGGGCAGCTTCCCCCAATTGGCAGTGGAGATGTGTTCCGAAATATGTTGGACAGTGAGCTTATCCCCGCGGCGAGATTGACAAAAATATACCGTCAGTCTGAAAACTCGGTTCTGGCTATGTTTGCAAGCGATATTCGTAACGGAATTGTTCCTGAGGGGTATCGTGATCGAAGCGATTATCATGATTTCGGTTTTGTAGAAAAAAATCTTCCCAGTAAGTATTTTTCCCTCCCAGACGAAGAAAAACAGCCGTTACGCGATAAGAACACGGCTGAAATTCTGGACTACGTTTCGGCAAAGCTCCGGGCGGTTGCACCCTTCTTGCGCGACCCGATTGGTGATCTACAAATTCTGTCCCCTATAAAAAAAGGCCCCTTGGGCACTGCGGCTCTCAATGATCTGGCGCAGCGCATTTTGAACCCCGATGTACCAAAGGAAGAGACTCTGTTGATCGGAGGCACACTATTCCAGGTAGGGGACAAGGTTATCCATAACCAAAATAAAGACATTGAGGTCCTACCCGGATGGACGGTAGACGATCTTGCAAAAGGGCTTGATGGACAACAAGAACCGAATACGCGGCGAGTTTTTAACGGTTCTTTGGGGATGGTTTTGGCCATTGATATACAGAATCGGGAAATTTGGGTTGCTTACCCCGAGGGTTTTATCGCCCGATATGACGCATTGATGCTCATGGGCGGCATTTTGTCGTTAGCCTATGCCCTCACCACCCATCGCGTGCAAGGAAGTGAATTTAGGCTAGTGATCCTTCCGATTTCGTCTGTTCATACAATGATGCTGACAGCCCCATGGCTTTACACGGCAATAACCAGGGCTCGGCAGAAGTGCTTGGTTGTCGGCCAGAAGTTTATGTTTGAGCGCTGTATCAGGTCCTTGTCGGAAACAGCTCGGACTACTGTTTTAAGCAGGCTTGTCCTTATGGATAAGCCCAAATCATAGAAAGGGATGTCAGAAAGATGGTCGTAAAATTACTACAAGGAGTGCGTTCGTTATTCAGAAGGAAGACAGAAGAGGAGAAAGCGGCAAAGCGCAAATCAGATGAACTTTTATGCAAGTTGGCCAGCCAATGGGGTCATGATGATAACAACACTAAGACAAAGATGGGGCAGGGAGCAGCTTGATCTGTGAGGCGGCACGAAGAGGCGTACAAATCTCTGCACAAGGCGGGGAGGCGAATAGATGATTGGGATACCGTTGAGTTAACGGATATCCCTTTCACCTACCATGCTCGCGAAAAAGTTTCCGGTCGAGCAATATCGGAGGAACAGATCAGGCGTGTTATCGATGGTGGTCGTGAGGTCCACCATCGCCACGCCACTGTCTTTTTTGTAGGCTCCAAAGAAATAGCACAGGACCGGTCTCTTGCTGATTGTGAGGGTATTCATGTGGTGTGCTCTCCAAATGCCGCTGTGGTCATCACGGTGTATCGCAATAAGGTTTTTACTGAGCGCAGGTATCAGTCTGGGCAGTGCCCTCGAAACAGGTTTTCGCCGAGAAAGCGGTACGGCAAAAGTTAGCACCCAGTCCCGCCCAAAGTCTCGGCTTCCTCGGTGGTGTTTGTGTAAGTAACCCAATGTTCGAAAAAACTTTGGATTCCATAAACAGAAGGGAGCTCGAATGTCAGTAGAAGCACTCACCGTTAAGGCCCAAAGAGTGGTCTCGGCGCTTAAGGAAGAGCTTTCAGCGCTCAACGATAAACAGAAACTTACTGTTCTGAACAAACTCTCTGATGCCGTTGGTGTGATGGCTCTGGAGCAGCGGCAAAAGATTGAGGACGACCAGGACGACAAAGATATGTCTGGGCGCCCGCTTTCATATCTACCCCCGTGCCCGGTGTGCGGTAAAACGGATAAACTTGCTGTTCAGTTCCGTTTTTTGAGAGTACCGGCCGATGGCAGGGCGACGAGGGTGATAACCCAATGTGTTTGTCGCCATGATGCCTGCTTCAGATCACACAAAAGCGGTGGTAATCGGTACGCCAGGCCTTTTGTGGAAGGCGTTGATGAGGTGGTGTATGGCACGGGTAAAGAGGTAGATCTGCAGGCGGAGCGGGTAAAAATTCTGCAGATGACTAAGACTACAGCAGGAGGGTAGCGCATGAGTGCTAGTAGATCAGCAGCAGGCAATTCTGAAGGGCGTGGGAAGCGGCAGAAGCCGTCAAAGACTGATAACAAAACTTTGTTGAGTCAGACGGAGGCTTGGCTTAAAAAACCGTCGCCTGTCGGTTTGGAACAGATTGCCAGCCTGGGCGACGAAATGCGACTGGTGCTTATTGATGTGATTGAATCAAGTGTGAAAGGTGCCCAGGAATTGCTTGAAGTCGCGGATATCCCACAGCAACAAGCGGAGTTGAACGAGAGAAATAGTGCTTTGGATAGTGTGAAGAAAACGGTGTCTGGTGGCACTCCCCGAGATTGGTCGCGGGAGGAGTGGCATTGGGTGTGCGATGCAATGAAGAAGTATAGCAATGCTTTAAGGCGTTTTGCGCCCGGCAAGAGCGGACACGTTAAACAATTCGATAATCTTCTTGTATGGCTCTGTGGAGGTCACGCCGATGAGTATATCCGCAGCATGGTGGGAATGGTTGAAAAACACATGAGGCAACGCAATCGCCTGAGAGCAATCTGTGCGACGGCAAAAGACAGTTACCAGAAAACAGAAAACAGGCTTTTAACGGGGAAAACAGAAAAAAAGATCGAACTTGCCCAACGTGAGCAATCTGTCGTGCTGCTGGCAGAGGCAGACGGGACAAAACTGATTGCAGCACTGCTTGCCAACTCTGATCAGTTGTGCAGGGCTCTCGAGAGAAGAATGGCGCGGGATATGCCTATTAAGGACGTAATGTCGGCGCGTGAACTGCTTAACGCGCGGGGCGGGGTAGCAGCGGCACTTGCGGAGGTCAATAGGAAGATGGAGCAGTTGCTCGGATTCGGCCACAGGGAAATCGTCGGTGAATGCCCTGGCTACAAACGGGATGCAAGCGGGGGGGCTGTGTGAGCATAGCCACCCAGGATTCATCTCTTGCCACCGTTAATTTTACTGTCCACCCGGCTATTCTGGATTCGATTATATCGAAACAGTCGGGAACGCTTCACAAGGCGATGGCCGAGCTAGTTATGAACAGCATTGACGCGGGGGCGTCAAAAGTAGAAGTGACGCTGGACGCTCAAACGTTCGTTGTCGCAGATAACGGCAAGGGTTTCGAGAGCCGTGAAGAGATCATGACCTGTTTTGCTGAGTTCGGCACGCCGCAGTCCAAGGAGAAGACTTTCGGGAGGTTCCGGATCGGCCGTGGCCAGTGTTTTGTTTGGGGCAAGGTTACCTGGCGGTCAGGCACCTACCGGATGGTGGTGGATACAAAAAACAAAGGCCTCCAGTTTGATTTCCATGAAAATGAGCCGTTTGTCGAAGGATGTGTTGTAACTGGCGAATTGTATGCTCCATTAGAGTCTTACGTTCTCAAGTCAGAGCTACGTGAGCTTAACCATATGGTTGAGTATGTTGAAACCGATCTTTTTGTCAACGGGACAAAAGTCAACACAAAGCCATCGGAGAAGCCATGGATGTACGAGACGGACGACGCCTACATTGATATCGATTCGTCAAGATTCGGCCACCTCTCAACCTATAACCAAGGTGTTTTTTGTTTTAACTTCGATTTAGGTGCTTTGGGCCTTGCCGGCACTGTGGTTTCTAAGCAACCGTTGACCGTAAACTTCGCCAGAAACCAGATCATGATGAATGAGTGCAAGGTTTGGCACCGGATAGAAAAACATCTCAAAGACGTTGGAGTTAACAAATTACTCGGCAAAAAGTACCTGTCGGCCGGCGAACAGGAGGCGATAGTTGATCGTTTTTTGTCGGGAGAATTTGAATACCTCCAGGTCAGGGATTGTCCAATTCTGACAGATGTGGCCGGGGTAAATTTTTCTTTTGCCACTTTATTCAGAAGCAAAGCAATCACGGTTATGTCAAATGACGCCTCTTCCTTGAGCGACCAGGTGCATGCTTCGAAAATGGCGCGTGTGTTAACCCTTAAAACACTTGAGCGTTTTGATTGCGAAGATTTATACGGTCTGCATTTGATTCTGATGAGCTCTATCCAAAACGCTCAGAAGAAGTCTGAATCAAAGGGCAGGACTGGCAAAATTTTGGAAGACGATCTTCAGGCCGCCGAATCTTTGGCCTGGATCGAGGATGTAAGAGAATATGCGCCTTCCTTTGGCAACGGTTTTTCACTTGTCGATGACAAGATGCTCAAGCCACGCGAAAGAATGGCGCTAAACGCTCTGAGGCGCGGGAATCAGTACATCTGTCGTATTTTGAAGGATGCGGATATCGAAACATGGGTCAAGCCTAGAAAAATTTACGCAGGCGAATCCGATTCAGAGGCATGGACGGACGGCATTTCGTACATCTGCATCAACCGCAGGCACTTGAAGGCAGTTCACAAGAGTCCAGACCGGTTCCTGTATGTCGTGCAGCTGCTTGTGCATGAGTACCTTCACGAATGCCAGGACAACCAGCGTCATTACCATGACGAGCTCTTCCATGAAGATTTCCATAGGGCAATTTTGCATGTAAAGATGAAAGGCACCTGTGTCAGGGATCTCTATAGCGTGGCAACAACCATCGCATCGTATTATGCGTCTGCCTTGTTTGAAGCGAAAGTGGAGATACCGGAGTCCTATGCCCAATTTGGCGGTGCTGCAAGGGATGTCTTTACTAATTTGAAGTACAACCTTCGGGACACGAAGAAGGAGCTTAAGCTATTCAAGATGGCCTCGCCGTTGGTGGATGATCCGGAAAGGCTTTGTTTCTATAAGATGAAAGTTGGAGGCAAGGATCTTTGTTTTTACATGAGTTGCGCCGGCCCGTTCATGGTAATCGAGGGTAATGAAAACAGATGGGGTGGGGGACGCCAGTTGCTGGTTAAAGAGCGTCTTGCCATTGAATTTTATGGTGGGCGAAATGAGAGTGAGGACGGTTTGCGTTCTTACACACTGAGAAACTTGTATCGAAACTGTGTGTGGGAAAGGGACTTTTGCCAGATGTTTGAGGCATCACAGGATGAGGTGGTTGACCTCGCCAATTTACTTGGTGCTTATCTCTATCTAAACGGAGGTGATTCTAAAAGCTTGGTGCCTGCCAGAGATCCCAAAACTGATAATGAAGGCTTTTATGTTTCGGATCTATGCAGGAAATATTTGCGTGCATGGGCTGGAAAAGAGCCTGTACTCGCTGAATACTGTGGTCGGGAGCCGCTTGACTGCAAAGACTGGTACAAGGCGATCAAGCAGGCATGATAGCTCTTAAGGGCAGTCATATAATGGAAGAGTATG
Coding sequences:
- a CDS encoding AAA family ATPase; its protein translation is MQLKAKICSVRMYDDSWAVLNCEKGSGDRFRANGTLLFDVEAITGVICTLEGEWEQHPRYGVSFKIASLAPDGSEMFFFLSRVVKVGEKVAQELVAVYSDDELTAIMEDRRRHAELLKIKGVGEARLEKIAQSWSKYRHVKLLSDLLAPYGITANLVMRVYNHFGDPSVDVIRSNVYRLCEVRGIGFRRADEVALHLGVKPHDPLRIGAALQYVLETLAEDQGTTLVTAETAVSVAVKELDCEHGRVMTGEVADVLAQLEARGDVVRYDESVALAKYNFIEKKIYTILKKRASMPPFRILSPEKTEAYIAKAQQEMRIVFSPEQAEAIRMVAAGHRTIGIAGLAGSGKSTLSKALINLLLERFNADDVCCMALSGIAADRIRKLSGFNAQTIHSALGWKGTEFEFGADKQLGYQVVVVDESSMINSPLMLRVLEAVDRDACLIFAGDPGQLPPIGSGDVFRNMLDSELIPAARLTKIYRQSENSVLAMFASDIRNGIVPEGYRDRSDYHDFGFVEKNLPSKYFSLPDEEKQPLRDKNTAEILDYVSAKLRAVAPFLRDPIGDLQILSPIKKGPLGTAALNDLAQRILNPDVPKEETLLIGGTLFQVGDKVIHNQNKDIEVLPGWTVDDLAKGLDGQQEPNTRRVFNGSLGMVLAIDIQNREIWVAYPEGFIARYDALMLMGGILSLAYALTTHRVQGSEFRLVILPISSVHTMMLTAPWLYTAITRARQKCLVVGQKFMFERCIRSLSETARTTVLSRLVLMDKPKS
- a CDS encoding DUF4258 domain-containing protein, producing MRRHEEAYKSLHKAGRRIDDWDTVELTDIPFTYHAREKVSGRAISEEQIRRVIDGGREVHHRHATVFFVGSKEIAQDRSLADCEGIHVVCSPNAAVVITVYRNKVFTERRYQSGQCPRNRFSPRKRYGKS
- a CDS encoding ATP-binding protein, translated to MSIATQDSSLATVNFTVHPAILDSIISKQSGTLHKAMAELVMNSIDAGASKVEVTLDAQTFVVADNGKGFESREEIMTCFAEFGTPQSKEKTFGRFRIGRGQCFVWGKVTWRSGTYRMVVDTKNKGLQFDFHENEPFVEGCVVTGELYAPLESYVLKSELRELNHMVEYVETDLFVNGTKVNTKPSEKPWMYETDDAYIDIDSSRFGHLSTYNQGVFCFNFDLGALGLAGTVVSKQPLTVNFARNQIMMNECKVWHRIEKHLKDVGVNKLLGKKYLSAGEQEAIVDRFLSGEFEYLQVRDCPILTDVAGVNFSFATLFRSKAITVMSNDASSLSDQVHASKMARVLTLKTLERFDCEDLYGLHLILMSSIQNAQKKSESKGRTGKILEDDLQAAESLAWIEDVREYAPSFGNGFSLVDDKMLKPRERMALNALRRGNQYICRILKDADIETWVKPRKIYAGESDSEAWTDGISYICINRRHLKAVHKSPDRFLYVVQLLVHEYLHECQDNQRHYHDELFHEDFHRAILHVKMKGTCVRDLYSVATTIASYYASALFEAKVEIPESYAQFGGAARDVFTNLKYNLRDTKKELKLFKMASPLVDDPERLCFYKMKVGGKDLCFYMSCAGPFMVIEGNENRWGGGRQLLVKERLAIEFYGGRNESEDGLRSYTLRNLYRNCVWERDFCQMFEASQDEVVDLANLLGAYLYLNGGDSKSLVPARDPKTDNEGFYVSDLCRKYLRAWAGKEPVLAEYCGREPLDCKDWYKAIKQA